The Gammaproteobacteria bacterium genome contains a region encoding:
- a CDS encoding acetylornithine transaminase: MTNTTLMSTYARLPVRFERGAGASLWDSDGKEYLDALAGVAVCGLGHAHPAVTEALCAQAARLVHTSNIYQIPLQEELSAELARVTGMERAFFCNSGAEANEAAIKLARLYGHRRDIKEPAIVVMEGSFHGRTLATLTATGNRKVQAGFEPLVKGFIRVPFNNVAALQTVAENSDKVVAVLVEPVQGEGGIRVPDTDYLAAVRAFCDRQGWLLMLDEVQTGMGRTGRWLAYQHTDIVPDVVTLAKGLGNGVPIGACLARGAAAEVFEPGNHASTFGGNPLACSAALAVLRTIETDGLVARAAALGERLQTGLQARLHDTPGVLAVRGFGLMLAVELDRPCGGLVKTALARGLLLNVTAGKVVRLLPPLIISDAQADRIVDEVSTLVRDFLLQA; the protein is encoded by the coding sequence AGGAATATCTGGATGCGCTGGCCGGCGTCGCCGTGTGCGGCCTGGGCCACGCCCACCCGGCCGTGACCGAGGCGCTGTGCGCACAGGCCGCGCGCCTGGTGCACACCTCCAACATCTATCAGATCCCCCTGCAGGAGGAACTGTCCGCCGAACTCGCCCGGGTTACCGGCATGGAGCGCGCGTTCTTCTGTAACTCCGGTGCCGAGGCCAACGAGGCCGCCATCAAGCTCGCGCGCCTCTATGGTCACCGCCGCGACATCAAGGAACCCGCCATCGTCGTCATGGAGGGCAGCTTCCACGGCCGCACCCTCGCGACCCTGACCGCTACCGGCAACCGCAAGGTGCAGGCCGGCTTCGAGCCACTGGTAAAAGGTTTCATCCGCGTCCCCTTCAATAACGTGGCGGCACTGCAGACGGTGGCGGAGAACAGCGACAAGGTCGTCGCCGTGTTGGTGGAACCGGTGCAGGGCGAGGGCGGCATCCGCGTGCCCGATACTGATTATCTCGCGGCGGTGCGGGCCTTCTGCGACCGCCAGGGCTGGCTGCTGATGCTCGACGAGGTGCAGACTGGTATGGGCCGCACCGGCCGCTGGCTGGCCTACCAGCACACCGACATCGTGCCGGACGTGGTGACGCTGGCCAAGGGCCTGGGCAACGGTGTGCCCATCGGCGCCTGCCTGGCGCGTGGCGCCGCCGCCGAGGTCTTCGAGCCGGGCAATCACGCCTCCACCTTCGGCGGCAATCCGCTGGCCTGCAGCGCAGCGCTGGCGGTGCTGCGCACCATCGAGACAGACGGCCTGGTAGCACGTGCGGCCGCCCTGGGCGAGCGCCTGCAGACGGGTCTGCAGGCGCGCCTGCACGACACCCCCGGCGTGCTGGCCGTACGCGGCTTCGGACTGATGCTCGCCGTCGAACTCGACCGCCCCTGTGGGGGACTGGTGAAGACGGCACTCGCGCGCGGCCTGTTGCTCAACGTCACCGCCGGGAAGGTGGTGCGACTGCTGCCGCCGCTGATCATCAGCGACGCGCAGGCCGACCGTATCGTCGACGAGGTCAGCACGCTCGTCCGTGACTTCCTGCTGCAGGCGTGA
- the argF gene encoding ornithine carbamoyltransferase, with amino-acid sequence MPVRHFLTLLDLSPDELQGLLRRAIDMKARHRAGEMLQPLRGKILGMVFEKSSTRTRVSFEAGMAQLGGHALFLSPRDTQLGRGEPIEDTARVLSRMVDIIMIRTYEHEKLERFAEHSRVPVINALTDRCHPCQLLADMQTYLEHRGDIRGRTVAWIGDGNNMCNSYINAARLFGFRLQIAAPEGYTPDPDIVAGGGDQVEIFTDPDSAARGADLVVTDVWASMGQEDEHWTRAQAFADFQVDARLMRLAAKDALFMHCLPAHRGEEVAAEVIDGPQSVVWDEAENRLHAQKALLELLLT; translated from the coding sequence ATGCCAGTGCGCCACTTCCTGACCTTGCTCGACCTGTCGCCGGACGAACTGCAGGGCCTGCTGCGTCGCGCCATCGACATGAAGGCCCGCCACCGGGCCGGCGAGATGCTGCAGCCGCTGCGCGGCAAGATCCTCGGCATGGTGTTCGAGAAATCCTCGACGCGTACCCGCGTCTCCTTCGAGGCCGGTATGGCACAACTCGGTGGTCATGCCCTGTTCCTGTCGCCGCGCGACACCCAGCTCGGCCGCGGCGAGCCCATCGAGGACACCGCGCGCGTGCTGTCGCGCATGGTCGATATCATCATGATCCGTACCTACGAGCACGAGAAGCTCGAGCGCTTCGCGGAGCATTCGCGTGTGCCGGTCATCAATGCATTGACCGACCGCTGCCATCCCTGTCAGCTGCTCGCCGACATGCAGACCTACCTCGAGCACCGTGGCGACATCCGTGGACGCACCGTGGCCTGGATCGGCGACGGCAACAATATGTGCAACTCCTATATCAATGCCGCCAGGCTGTTCGGGTTCCGGCTGCAGATCGCCGCACCCGAGGGCTACACGCCAGACCCCGATATCGTCGCTGGCGGCGGCGATCAGGTCGAGATCTTCACCGATCCGGACAGCGCCGCCCGCGGTGCCGATCTGGTGGTCACCGACGTCTGGGCCAGCATGGGTCAGGAAGATGAACACTGGACGCGTGCACAGGCCTTCGCCGACTTCCAGGTCGACGCCCGGCTGATGCGCCTCGCTGCCAAGGACGCACTGTTCATGCATTGCCTGCCCGCGCACCGCGGCGAGGAAGTCGCAGCCGAGGTCATCGACGGGCCACAGAGCGTGGTGTGGGATGAAGCGGAGAACCGCCTGCATGCACAGAAGGCCCTGCTGGAACTGCTGCTGACCTGA
- the modA gene encoding molybdate ABC transporter substrate-binding protein: MHRLFLLTALLTGLAGPAVADTVQVAVAANFAATLQTLATDFQQQSGHVISPSSGSTGKLYAQIRHDAPFDIFLAADRERPALLHAQGLATAPVIYAIGRLALYAPAGEPRARLDGGDFTHLAIANPLTAPYGAAARAVLEGMGRWTMLQPRLVMGENIGQTFQFTHSGNAELGFVALAQVRALNIPQTQYWTIPADRHPALEQTAVLLRSSRVPEAASLFLEYLQSGAARTIIERDGYGVPYDDR, from the coding sequence ATGCACCGCCTCTTCCTGCTCACTGCCTTGCTCACCGGCCTGGCGGGACCCGCGGTCGCCGACACCGTGCAGGTCGCCGTCGCTGCCAACTTCGCCGCGACCCTGCAGACACTGGCCACGGATTTTCAGCAGCAGAGCGGGCATGTGATCAGCCCGTCCTCCGGCTCCACCGGCAAGCTCTATGCGCAGATCCGGCACGATGCACCGTTCGATATCTTCCTGGCCGCCGACCGCGAACGCCCCGCCCTGCTGCATGCGCAGGGTCTGGCCACGGCGCCGGTCATCTACGCCATCGGGCGCCTGGCGCTCTATGCGCCGGCGGGCGAGCCGCGTGCGCGACTCGACGGCGGCGACTTCACGCATCTCGCCATCGCCAACCCGCTGACCGCGCCCTACGGCGCCGCCGCGCGGGCCGTGCTGGAAGGCATGGGGCGATGGACGATGCTACAACCGCGCCTGGTGATGGGTGAAAACATCGGCCAGACCTTCCAGTTCACCCACAGCGGCAACGCCGAGCTCGGCTTCGTCGCGCTGGCACAAGTGCGTGCGCTGAACATCCCACAGACGCAGTATTGGACGATCCCCGCCGATCGGCATCCCGCATTGGAACAGACAGCGGTGCTGCTGCGCAGCAGCCGTGTGCCGGAGGCGGCGAGCCTCTTTCTGGAGTACCTGCAAAGTGGGGCGGCGCGAACTATCATCGAGCGAGACGGCTATGGAGTTCCGTATGACGACAGATAA
- a CDS encoding rhodanese-like domain-containing protein yields the protein MTTDNQQQPPADDAIPLEISAATATEMIHLDLACLIDIRQPFELEFKGALPNSLHIPFFSIKRAFGDPLSDEEQEILDSEEPSDIDIKAFVKRVNTLQRQRECILLVVCNSGRRSVHAARLLRDLGYDKTFSVADGIRTLNLSTPPDQSP from the coding sequence ATGACGACAGATAATCAGCAGCAACCACCCGCGGACGATGCGATACCCCTTGAGATCAGCGCCGCGACGGCCACTGAAATGATCCACCTGGACCTGGCCTGCCTGATCGACATCCGGCAACCCTTCGAGCTGGAGTTCAAGGGTGCCCTGCCCAACAGCCTGCATATCCCGTTTTTCAGTATCAAGCGCGCCTTCGGCGATCCGCTCAGCGACGAAGAGCAGGAGATCCTCGACTCGGAAGAACCCAGCGATATCGACATCAAGGCGTTCGTCAAACGCGTGAACACATTGCAACGCCAGCGCGAGTGCATCCTGCTGGTGGTCTGCAACTCCGGCCGGCGCAGCGTGCATGCCGCGCGGCTGCTGCGTGATCTGGGCTATGACAAGACCTTCTCCGTGGCCGATGGCATCCGCACGCTGAATCTGTCGACGCCACCGGATCAGAGTCCGTGA